Proteins encoded together in one Telopea speciosissima isolate NSW1024214 ecotype Mountain lineage chromosome 4, Tspe_v1, whole genome shotgun sequence window:
- the LOC122659941 gene encoding U-box domain-containing protein 44-like — MAESWDASFDPGSQSDESYQLDRTHIEPIYDAFVCPLTKQVMRDPVTLENGQTFEREAIERWFKECKESGRKLVCPLTQKELKSTDLNPSMALRNTIEEWTTRNDAAQLDIARRTLSQGNPEHDILQALKYIQHICQKSRSNKHVVRTTGLISMIVDMLKSSSRRVRCKTLETLRIVAEEDSDNKEVMAEGDTVRSIVKFLSHEQSKEREEAVSLLYELSKSEVLCEKIGSVNGAILLLVGMTSSNSENVPTVEKADRTLENLEKCEKNVLQMAENGRLQPLLTRILEGPPETKLSMAAFLGELVLGNDVKLHVAKTVGSSLVNIMRSGNVQSREAGLKALNQISSCEASAKVLIEAGILPPLVKDLFAVGANQLPMRLKEVSATVLANIVSSGYDFDSIPLGPVHQTLVSEDIIHNLLHLISNTGPSIECKLLQVLVGLTNSPTTVLNVVAAIKSSGATISLIQFIEASQKELRLASLKLLKNLSPNMGQELADALRGTAGQLGTLIKVISENNGITEEQSAAIGLLADLPERDLGLTRQLLDESAFELVISRVFSIRHGSTRGSRFVTPFLEGLVQVLARLTFVLADEPKALALAREHNLAALFTDLLQSNGLDKVQMVSAMALENLSEESKRLTVLPELPKPGFCASIFPCFSKPSVTTGLCPLHHGTCSMKETFCLLEGKAVGKLVACLDHTNEKVVEAALAALCTLLDDDVDIEQGVTVLCEMEGIKPILEVLREKRTEILRQRAVWAVERILRNEEIAYEISGDPNVSTALVDSFQHGDYRTRQIAERALKHVDKIPNFSGIFQKIG, encoded by the exons ATGGCTGAAAGCTGGGATGCAAGTTTTGACCCTGGTAGCCAGTCTGATGAGAGCTACCAGTTGGATAGGACACACATTGAGCCTATTTATGATGCATTTGTTTGTCCTCTCACAAAACAAGTAATGCGTGATCCTGTTACCTTAGAAAATGGGCAAACTTTTGAGCGAGAAGCAATTGAAAGGTGGTTCAAGGAATGCAAGGAGAGTGGAAGAAAACTTGTTTGCCCATTGACACAAAAAGAGCTCAAAAGTACTGATCTGAACCCTAGCATGGCTCTACGTAACACAATTGAGGAATGGACAACGAGGAATGACGCTGCACAGCTTGATATTGCTCGCAGAACGCTCTCTCAGGGAAATCCAGAACATGATATTCTGCAGGCCTTGAAGTATATCCAGCACATCTGCCAGAAGAGCAGATCAAATAAACATGTCGTTCGAACTACAGGGCTAATATCAATGATTGTTGACATGTTGAAGAGCAGTAGTCGGAGAGTACGGTGTAAAACTCTAGAAACTCTACGTATTGTTGCAGAAGAGGACTCGGATAATAAG GAAGTGATGGCTGAAGGAGACACCGTGCGCTCAATTGTTAAATTCTTGTCTCATGAGCAGTCCAAGGAGAGGGAGGAGGCTGTATCTTTGCTATATGAGCTCTCAAAGTCTGAAGTTCTGTGTGAAAAGATTGGTTCTGTCAATGGAGCAATTCTTTTATTAGTTGGGATGACTAGCAGCAATTCAGAGAATGTACCGACTGTTGAGAAAGCAGACAGGACCCTGGAAAATCTGGAGAAGTGTGAGAAAAATGTGTTGCAGATGGCTGAAAATGGTAGATTACAACCTCTTCTTACGCGTATTCTTGAAG GTCCCCCTGAAACAAAATTGTCCATGGCTGCATTCCTCGGTGAGCTGGTTCTGGGCAATGATGTCAAACTCCATGTGGCCAAAACTGTTGGATCATCATTGGTCAATATCATGAGAAGTGGCAATGTGCAGTCAAGAGAAGCTGGCCTGAAGGCTCTCAACCAGATTTCATCATGTGAGGCAAGCGCTAAGGTGCTTATAGAAGCGGGGATTCTTCCCCCACTTGTCAAGGATCTCTTCGCTGTTGGTGCTAATCAACTCCCCATGAGGCTGAAAGAGGTCTCTGCAACAGTTTTAGCCAATATTGTGAGCTCAGGTTACGACTTCGACTCCATTCCGCTTGGACCTGTCCATCAGACTCTGGTCTCAGAAGACATAATACATAACCTGCTACATCTCATTAGCAACACTGGTCCTTCCATTGAGTGCAAGCTTCTCCAGGTCCTTGTTGGACTAACTAATTCCCCCACCACAGTTCTGAATGTAGTAGCCGCCATCAAAAGCTCTGGTGCTACCATCAGTTTGATTCAGTTCATTGAAGCTTCACAGAAGGAACTGCGTTTGGCTTCCCTGAAACTCTTAAAGAATCTGTCACCCAACATGGGTCAAGAGCTGGCTGATGCCCTACGTGGTACCGCTGGTCAGCTTGGTACCCTGATCAAAGTCATCTCAGAAAACAATGGGATCACAGAAGAGCAATCAGCTGCCATTGGTCTGTTAGCTGACCTTCCAGAGAGGGACCTGGGTCTAACCAGGCAGTTGTTGGATGAAAGTGCCTTTGAGTTGGTCATATCCAGGGTTTTCAGTATTCGGCATGGATCTACCCGGGGTAGCCGATTTGTGACTCCATTTCTGGAAGGTCTCGTGCAGGTCTTGGCAAGGCTCACGTTTGTCTTAGCTGATGAGCCCAAAGCTCTTGCTCTTGCTCGTGAGCACAATCTTGCTGCATTGTTCACTGATCTGCTTCAGTCAAATGGGCTTGATAAAGTACAGATGGTGTCTGCCATGGCCTTAGAGAACCTCTCGGAAGAGTCCAAGCGCCTGACAGTGCTGCCAGAATTGCCAAAACCGGGATTTTGTGCTTCAATTTTTCCATGTTTTAGCAAGCCGTCAGTGACCACTGGATTGTGTCCTCTCCACCATGGGACCTGTTCAATGAAGGAGACCTTTTGTCTTTTGGAAGGAAAAGCTGTTGGAAAGTTGGTGGCATGTTTAGACCATACAAACGAGAAGGTAGTTGAAGCTGCGCTTGCAGCACTTTGCACGTTGTTAGATGATGATGTCGACATTGAGCAAGGGGTGACGGTTTTGTGTGAGATGGAGGGAATCAAGCCAATACTCGAAGTCTTACGTGAGAAAAGAACTGAGATCCTGAGACAGCGAGCTGTCTGGGCTGTTGAGAGGATTCTGAGGAATGAAGAAATAGCATATGAAATATCTGGTGATCCTAATGTGAGCACTGCACTGGTTGATTCATTCCAACATGGAGACTATCGAACTCGGCAGATTGCTGAGCGTGCTCTAAAGCATGTTGATAAGATACCAAACTTCTCTGGTATATTTCAGAAAATAGGGTAA